The region GTAAACCGTACCGCCGCTGAACGGTTCCCGTTCCATAAAGGCGATTGTCCTCGCTTCGCTGCGCTGCCCGCGCTCACCGACATCCTGTTCGGCCTCTTCGGTATAACGCTTGTTCCCGGTCCGGTAAAAGGGATCTTTATATCCCCGGTGAAAATATTCCAGCTCAGTCGTCTCCAGGCCTTGATAGAACTGGCGGTTAGGAACATTATTCGGTCTTGTCGCCCGGAAACTGGTCTCAACGTACATTCCCGCGTCCAACATATTTTGTTCGCCGATCATAAACCCCTGCGGACATATTTCCTGCGGATTGGCAAGCGCCACCGCCGCACTTAGCGCCACAACGGCGACCGTTACGATAAACGATGCGCCGATTTTTTTCAGCATACAAATCCCTCCGTTTTCTGCTTTTCATCAAGCACCGTCAGTTGGCGAGCAAGCTTTTCAGGGCAGTCCAGTCAATCTGACGCAAAACCGTTTGGACCCGCGCGGGGTCAGCACGCACGATAACGACAACTGACTGGATTCGGGTCGGGGGCAGACCTAATTTCAGGTCAGGCGTTTGCCCGATGTATTGACTTACGCCGTCCTCCCAAAAGCTGCCTAAAAACACGTACGTGCAGCCTTCCTGCCAGCCTTGTTCGCGAAAAAACTCGCCTTCGGTCCGCAAAGCCCACGCCCCGGCAACCGGCGGATCGGCCGCAGCCGCCGTCGCGGGCAGCGAAATATGGGTGTTGACCCACACGTCTATCGCCAGCGTGGTATCGTGCGGCCTGTTCTGGATGCTGATTTCGTCTTCCTGTTGGGCCCGGGCGTTATTTATTGCCTCCATCCTTTGGCTTACTTTATCCAACTCTTCGCTAAGCTGCCGAACGCCGGCCTCGTCGCCCCGCTCGACGGCTTTGCCCAGTTCCGCGCTTATCCGTTCCAGAGCCTTAAGCAGTTTATCCTGCTCGGGATTGGGTTTTTGGCTATTGTCACCCAGCTTCCGTGCGGCGGCATCCTGCGCCTCTTTTTCCCGGGCGGCGTCCTTCCAGGCGATATGATAATCCGCCCCCAGATAATAGCCTTGATCCACAGACGGCGACACCCATTTAAGTTCTTCAATTTTTGTCTTTTCCACCAGGCTCCAGCCCGGTGGTCCGGCGGGAAGCGCCCTGGCCGCCGTATTCATGACACGCGCGTAATAATCCTTTTCCGCCGTAGTTGCCGGCCGGTTTCCGCCGTCGGCACAGGCCACGGCACAGAGCCCGGCAAGGCAAACGGTCAGCATAAATATTACGTACAGCCTTAAACCGGCCAGCCCCTTCTTTTTGGCCACTATCGTCACCCGATAATCCTCCCGGTTCACCCTATCTCTTCACCAGTTCCACGCGGCGGTTTTTCGCCCGTCCCTCATCAGTCGCATTATCGGCAACCGGTTTTTCCTGACCATACCCCACCGCTTGGAGACGATCGGCGGCAATGCCCTTTTGCACCAGGGCGTCCATTACCGCGTTGGCGCGCTGTTCCGACAGCGTCTTGTTGCCGGCTGCGTCGCCGACATTATCGGTATGCCCTTCGATAATCAGCCGCAGACCGGGGTTTTGAGTCAGCAAGACGGCTATCTCATCAATAACGGACTGATGTTCCGGCTTAACAGCCGCTTTGCCTGTATCGAAGTTTATATACAGCGGCACATGTCCGTTATTATTCAGCGCGGTAAGCAGATCACTGGCTTTGACGTCCTGACGCAGCGCCTCTTTGGCAACGATGGTCACGCGGTATTCTCCGCTAGTCGCCACCACGACCTCCAACCAGACTTGCTTGCCGCCGCTCTGCATCCTGGCGGTAAGAATCCGCTCGTCGGCTTCCTGGTACAGCACCTTTCCGCCCTTGCTGACCGCCGCGTTAGCATAGTTGCGGATTATTTGTATGGCGGACGGCGGGTTGTTCTCGTCTTTGGGGGCATATTCGACTATATATTTTTTGCCCTCGACCTTGACTTCATTATCCGGAATGACGAAGGTATGGGAATCGTACTCCTGCTGTGAACTTTCGGCAACATAATAGTTAGGCATCCGGGAAAAATAAGGCGCGTCTTTTCCGTTATCCTGGTTTGCGAAAGCTACCGCCATCGGGAATAACGCCGCCAGGAGCACAAGCAAAACTTTCCTTAATATCATCCTACTTTCCCCTTTCAAAAAAAGTATTCTTAAAAGTTACCAACATTTTAAGAATACCAGGTTATTTCCGGGAGCAATTTTTCATTATTGCCGTATGTTTTATTGATATTGTCCTATTGCGCACCCTACGATCGTTTTCGGTACTCCAGCGGCGAAACGCCTATTTTCCGCTTGAATACCGTAGAAAAATGACTGGAATTACCAAACCCGCAAAGATAAGCAATCTCGGTTATCGATTTGCCGCCTGCTTTTAGCAGGCGGCAAGCCTCTCTAATCTTGATCTCCATCAAAAACTCGTACGGAGTCTTTCCGGTCTGCGCTTTGAATATCCGGATGAAATAATACGGGCTGAAGTTCGCCATCCGGGACACTTCGTCCAGCGAATACTCCTGGTTATGGTTTTCCTGAAGAAAAGCGATTACGCGGTTGATGCTATCCCGTTCATAATAGGTGCGCCGGTTCTCCGACGACGGTAAATTGTGTTTGATCTTGCGGAACAGTTCCACTATCAGTTGGACGCACAGACTTTCAATAACAAACTGATAACCCAGTTGTTTACTGTTTGTTTCCGTAATGATCGACTGCATAATAGCTCTTAGTTCATAATCATAAAAAAACTGTTCGTAATCGAAACATATCCCCGGCTTGCCGTATGTCTGGCGAGCCATTTCCTGCAAATACAGCCGATCCACCTGTATTGCGCAAAAGGTCGCCGCACTCAGCGGAACAACGTTTTTATGTTCCTGATCCGGATTGATGGCGATCATTTTGTGGATCTCGATGTTCTTCTGCTTTTTCTCCACTTGGAATAAGGGCGGGGCCGAAAACGCGACATCAAACTCATAGCTGCTGTGAGCATGACTCCAGACAGGTATTTCGGTCGGTTCTTTGCATACGAAAACCCCGACCTTTTCACTACAAAAAATATCGAAGTTGTCCATCGGAGGGTATGGCCCGTCGCCAAGCAAATGCTTGTATCGTTCTGGCATGCACTTCACCCGCGCAATCGTAACTATATTTATTAGTTTCGTTTATCTTTACTTGTTTCCTTTCATAATCCTGAATTTAGCAAACCATTGATAGTGCCCCGCTGTTCTGCATCATTTGCAAAGTGGGCGTTATAAAGAAAAAAGACTTCGGAGGTAGTCCTCCGAAGCCTTGATACATCTGGTGGAGACGAGGGGGATCGAACCCCTGACCTCTTGAATGCGAGCCAAGCGCTCTCCCATCTGAGCTACGCCCCCATGTGCCAAAACAGTCTAGTAGTATTGTATAACAGCGCGCGCCAATTTGCAAGCCAAACCTATTCTGTCAACTCGGCCAGCGCTTTCTCTTCTGCCGGGATGCGCACGGCCAGGAGAAGCCAAGCGTTCATAAGGCCGGCCGCCAGCGCCGTTAGCCAGGCGCCGAAGATGAGCGGCCCGCACAAAAGCTCGACCGTCACCGCCAGGTAGTTCGGATGCCGCAGATAACGGTAAGGGCCGCGTCGGACGGGCGGGATGCCCGGCAGGACGAGAATGCGGGTGTTCCAGCGGTGGCCGAGGCTGACGATGCACCAGTAGCGCAGAATCTGGGCGGTAAGAAAAAGGGCGGTCCACAGCGGCCAAAGGACGCTGGGGCCGCCGCCGCGCATGAGCGCCTCCGCCAGCCAGCCGGCCAGCCAGCCGGCATGGAGGGCGACGAACAGCGGATAGTGCCCGGCGCCATGTTCGCGGGCGCCCCGGGCGAGCAGCCAACGTCGGTTGCGGCACGCCAGGACGAGCTCGGCGAGGCGTTGGACGGCAACCGCGGTCACCGCTGCCGTCAGCCAGCCTACCACCGGAACAGCACCTGCTCGGCGCTGAACCCCGGCCCCAGGGCGAGCATAGCGCCATAGCGGCCCGCCGGCGGCGTCTCGCGCATAAACCGCTCCAGCACGAACAGCACCGAGGCGCTGGACATGTTGCCGTAGTCGGCCAGAACCTCGTAGGCCGCCGTAAGCGCCGCCGCCGGCAGACCGAGGCTGTCGGCGTACGCGTCGAGCACTTTGGCGCCGCCGGGATGGACGACAAAGTGGACGATATCTTCCGGCGCCAGCCCCCACTCGCGGCAGGCCGCGGCCGCCAGCCCGGGCAGGTAACGACGGATAAAGGCCGGGATGTCGCGGGAAAACCTCACCTTCAGGCCGGTGTCGATCAAATCCCAGCCCATGATGTCCTCGGTGTCGGCGAACAGGGTGCTGCGGGCGCCCAGCAGCTCAGGCCCCTCACCGTCGGCTGTTATCACGGCGGCAGCCGCGCCGTCTGCGAAGATGCCCGCCCCCACCAGGTTGGATTTGGAAAAGTCGTTGCGCTGGAAGGTGAGGCTGCAAAGTTCGGCCGCCACCAGCAGTACGGCGCGGCCGGGCACACCCGCGGCCAGTTCCGCTCCCCGCGCCAGCCCGGTGACACCGCCGGCGCAGCCCAGGCCCCACACCGGCAGGCGGGCGGCGTTGGGCGAGATGCCCAGCCGCTGGATAAGTTTGGCGTCTAGAGTCGGCGTGGTAATGCCGGTGGACGAGACAAAAATCACCAACCCCACATCGGCGGCCGCGACGCCGGCGCGTTCGAGTGCCTGCGCCGCGGCCGCGACAGCCATCTCCAGGGCGATTTCCCCGAAGAGAAGATTGGCTTCCGCGAAGGAGTGCTCGGCCGCGTACCAGGCGAGCGGCTGAGCAAGGTGCCGTTTGGCGATGCAGGCGTTGTCGAATACCGGCAGCAGGCGTTCAAGGTGGTCGAGCTTCTCCTGAAAAAGGAAGGCGGCGAATTCCTTGACGTCCTGCTGCCGGACGGCATAAGGCGGTACAGCCAGCCCCACCGCCCGCACCCTCGGTCCGGACATGAAACCACCCCTTCTCATAATCGTTATCATACACTATGAGCAGGGGTGGTAAAAAATTACTCTGCGAGAGTAGCGGCTGCTTCGGCGGCAGGCAGTTCCTGGACCGTCTTCAGCTTGCGTTCGATGGTGCGGGACTTCTGGGCCGCCGTCTCGATGGAGTTTGAGGCTTCCTGAAGCTTTTTCTGCGTCTTCTCCAGCATCTCGCCGAAGCGGCCAAACTCGGTCTTTACCGCCCCCAGCAGCGCCCACACCTCGCTGGAGCGTTTCTCCACCGCCAGCGTCCTGAAGCCCATCTGCAGGCTGCTCAGCAGCGCCGTCAGCGTCGTCGGGCCGGTTATCACCACCCGGTAGTCGCGCTGCAGCATATCGCAAAGGCCGGGCCGCCGCAGCACCTCGGCGAACAGGCCTTCCGCCGGCAGGAAGAGGATGGCGAAATCGGTGGTATGGGGCGGGTCGATATATTTCTCCCGGATGGCCTTGGCCTCAGCCTTGATTCTGACTTCCAGGCTGCGGGCAGCGTCTTCCGCGGCGAGCGGGTTGGCCTGCTCCTGCGCGTCGAGGAGGCGTTGGTAGTCCTCCTGGGGAAATTTGGCGTCGATGGGCAGCCACACCGTCCCCTCGTCCTTGTCCCGCCCCGGCAGGCGAATGGCGAATTCCACCCGTTCGGCGCTGCCCGGCTTCGTGGCCACATTGCGGGCATACTGCTCCACGGTCAGCACCTGCTCCAGCAGGCTCGCCAAATGGATCTCCCCCCAAATGCCGCGGGTTTTGACATTGGTAAGCACGCGTTTTAGGTCGCCCACGCCGGACGCCAGCGACTGCATTTCGCCCAGCCCCTTGTGAACAAGTTCGAGCCGTTCGCTCACCAGGCGGAAGGACTCGCCCAGACGTTTTTCGAGAGTGGCGTGCAGCTTTTCGTCAACCGTCGTCCGCATCTCCTCCAACTGCCGGTTGTTATCCGCCTGCAGCAGCTTTAACCGCTCCTCCACCGTCTCCCGCAGCCGCTCCAGTTTGTGTTCGTTGCTTTGGGTCAGCGCCAGGAGTTGGCGGGAAAAAGCGTCCATCTGCGCAGTCTGGAGGGTGGCGATATCCGCCATGCGGGCCTGCACCGAGTCGCCGAATTGCCGCAGAGCCTCGCCGTTCTCCCGCCGGCTGAGAGCAATCTCCTCTTTCACCGCCCGTTCCAGCCGCTCCTGCCCCTCCCGGCCGCTGCCGCCGCGGGCCAGCCCGAAGGCCAGCAGAGCGAGCGCGGCGATGTTGAGCCCCAGAGAAATAAGCAGCAGTTTTTCCAGCATAGGTTATCCTCCAAACATTTGTTCTAGTATTATTCCTCTTCCACAGCCGCTTTTCCTCCAGCAGCGGAAACAAAAAAGCTTGCAGCTTTGCTGCAAGCCTTCGACAACCGTTATAATCCCATGGAAAACTTTTTGTAGCCCTCCGGCAGGTCGAACAGGGAGGGGTCCGGTTCGCCGGCCTTGACGTTGCGATATTCCTGCCACCACGAGCCGTCCTCGGCGGCCGTCTTGACGGGGAGCAGCGAGTCTTTCGCCAGCCATTGCAGGAAAGAGTGGCGCTTGCCGTCGGTCTGGACGGTGATGCGATACTTGTCGGCTACCATTCCGTTTACCGTTTCCGTACCTAGCAGCGTCCGCTCGACTTCGCCTGACAGTGTCTCGCTGCTGGGTACTACGTTCTCCGGCCGGAACTGCTGCTCCATATACATCTTCTCGGACGGCATCAGCAGCCAGACAACCTTTCTGTCCATCCGGGTAATGGTTGCCATCCCGGCTGTTTCAAAGCGCATTTTCTCCCCGGCGACATAGATCTTCCCCTGCATGGTCTGATTGCCATGGGCAGAGACGATATCGGCACTGAAACCTTGGGAAGCCAGCGCTACCGACATCGTCCCGCACAGCAGCGCCGCCGTCATAATCAAGCATGCCCAAAACCGAACTCTCATTTGATCATCCTCCCGCTGTAGTACTATAGATGGAAAAGTTCGGTAAAAAAGACCATTTCCCTGCCGCCGCCGCGGAAAATGCGCTGACTTGAGCTTGAGGCGGGATAGCCCGTCTGCCGCCGGCTTATATTAATCTCAAAGGAGGTCGTAAACCATGCCCGAGGAACGAACCATCATCGCCAGTTTCCCCTCCAGCAGCAAAGCGCGGACAACCGCGGACGCCCTCGCCGCCGCCGGACTCGCCGATGTTCACATCCGCCGGAACAGCCGCTATGGCGTCTCCCAAGACCCGTATATCAACGACCCCATTTCCCACCAAGCCGAATCCCTAGCCAGCCTCGTCCTTTTTTCCACAAACTCGCCCAACGACGAAAACCAGGCCACTAAGGTGCTGATGGACGCCGACCCCTCGGTGAGCGGCATGAGCGCCCGCGGCTACGGCATGGCAGGGGGCGCCGCCTTTACACTGGTGGCTTTTGTTCCCGAACCGCGGGTGGACGAGGCGGTTGGCATTATCAAGGCTAACGGCGGCGATGTTTAGGCGCGAGCCCGGACAGCGCGTCCGCACCAGTCGACGCTGAGAAACATAACTAGAGCAGGGGGTGTTTTCCATCAATAAACCATCGATCAACCAAGACTACGGGCCCAACAATCCTGAACCGCTGGCCATGAAAGACTCGGCCATGGTGCGCGACCCTGTACGGGATTCCCTGCACGCCGCGCTTGAATACATCGACGGCCCTATGAACGCAACGACACCCGAGTCCTGATAACGTGGGCGGGCGGAAGGGGGCGCCACCGCCGCCCTCCCTTTATCTTCTTCGACAAATCACGACAAAAAATTTCTGGAAAATAATTTCTTGCTGAGTAATCTTTTTAAGACAAATTTTGCAGGATTTATGACGATTTTGGCGAATAATAGCTCTTACCAACAAATAACTGCCACTACTCGGACAGAAGGAGGGAAGAAGGTGTACGAACCGGTCCGCGGCCCATCCAGGGTTGCCAGGCTTAAAAAACGTAAAGACGGCGGCAAGCTCCGCTTCTGCGGCAAAGCGGTTTTCAGCCTGACGGTCGCCCTCGTTCTGACACTGATGATTCCTGCCGTCCCCGACCTTCACAACCCCTTCGCCCCCGGAATTTTTTCCGCATCAGGCCACCAACAGCCGCCGCCATCGCCGCCGAAGACCGAATACGCGATCGTGTACATAAGCGGCGCCGTCACCAACCCCGGAGTGGTAAAGGTCCCGGTCGGAACCACGACGGGCGATATCGTCAAACTGGCAGGCGGATTAGCCGCCGGAGCCGACAACGGCAAGCTCGAACTGATGAAACCCGTCCAAGACGGAATGCACATCCATATCAATAAGACGACAACTCCAGCCAAAGCTGCTTTAACTCAGGCAAAGAAAAGATAAGAACGGATAGGCGTTGAGCCGATCCGTTCTTTTTTTCGGCTACAACCGCCCCGACAGCCACAGGAACTGGAGCGGATACACCACGAGCAAGTATACGGCGGTCGTGAGCACGAAGGAGGCCATGGTAATGTGAACGTTGAGACGGTGAAGCTTGACGGCGACAACCGACAGAATTGCGGTGGGGGTGCTGGCCGTAATCAGCAGAGTGTTGACCGCCACCGGGTCGCTGAGCACCAGCGAGCCGATGGCATACGACAGGACGGGTGTGATTACGAATTTGATGATATTCAGATCGAGGATGCTCAGCCAATACTGCCGCATTTCCCGGAAATCGACGGAGTAGCCCACCGGGATGAGCTGCATCCAGGCGCCGATATGGACGAGAGGATCGAAGACCGCGCCCGCCCACGCCGGCCTGGGGATACCGCTGTAATAAAGCCACGCACCGACCAATAGCCCGAGGGCGGGAAGTTGGTTGCGGCTAAAGATGACCGACGCCACCGAGATTCCCGCTCCCCCCCACCGGCCGCCCTGGGCGTACCAGCCGGCGAGCGGAAAGCAGAATAGGAAGAGGTACAGCGTGGCTAGCAGGGTGATCAGCTGCACGTAGGCAAAGCCGGTCTCGCCATAGATGATGAACGCCGACACTCCCCCGAGGGTTAGGGTGTTGGACATCATCGCCGACATGACATAACTGCCCTGGTCGAGGCTGCTGGCGTATTTGGCCTTGGCGCGGAAGAAAGCAAGCGCACCGGGAATTACGCTCAGCACAACCCCCAGAACGGGCAGCCAGATCAGTTCCGCGTCCAGCCGCGTAGCCCAGAAACCGAGAAACGCGAGGACGGGGTAGACAAACATGATTCCCCAGGTCATCATCCGCTGGAAGAATTCGTCGTCGAATTTCGTCTGCCGGCGGCACATGTAGCCGACCGCCAGCGGCAGCAGCAAATCGAAAAAGAAATATATTATTTTCGAGCCGATATCCATACGGGCGAAAAATCCCCTTCCCGGACCACCATGTTAACCCGTTCCCAGCGGTGAGCCGCCAGTCCCGGCGTGCGTCTAGCCTTCTCGTTCGCGCAGGCTGGCAATGATTTCTTCGATCTCCGCCCTGTGTTCGGGCGGCGCGTAGACCGCTCCCCAGCCCTTCTGGGTCTGGAACAGGCCGTCGTAGGCGACATCATGATACGACTTGAGGACATGAGGTATCCGGCGTTCGGCGAGAATCTCCCCCAACAATTGCGCCTCGAACTGGTTTTCAACGACTGCGATCTTCTCGTAGCTTTCCATCCGCCAACCCCCTTTGCGTATGGTTACATTATACCAGACCAGCGGCGGAAAAAAACCGGGCAAAGGAAAAGCCCGCCTGGATGGGCGGGCTTGGGGAGAGCGGCCGGACCGCTAAGCGAAGCTTGCCAACGGCCGACTAGTAGCGGCGGGCGCCGATATACCGCTCTGTGTAGTACGCCTCGTCGAGCTTTGAAACGGTAACCTTTTTAGCCCCCGAGCTGGCGTGGAGGAACTTGCCGTCGCCCATGTAGAAGCCGACATGGGAAGCGCCTGGCTTGTAGGTGGTGAAGAAGACCAGGTCGCCAGCCTGCAGCTTGTCCTTAGCGACCGGCGAACCGGCGGCGAATTGCTCGGCGGCGGTACGGGGAATAGTGACGCCGTTCTGCTTCATGACGTACTGCGTGAAGCCGGAGCAGTCAAAGCCTGCCGGAGTCTCACCGCCCCAGACGTACGGGACGCCCATATACTTCTGGCCTGTAGCGATGATCGCGTTAGGATTCGCGCTCGGTGCCGCCGGAGTCGTGCTGAGGCCGAGAACCTTGCCGATATCCGTGTCACTCCCGGAACCGCCCAGCAACTTACCGAACAGCAGCCCGAGCAGGATGTTGAACAGCCCGCTGCCGCCGCTATCACCGCCCAGCAGGTCGGAAAGCGCCGCGGCATGAACGACGGTAGCCGGGGCAAAGAGAGTGAAACTCATTGTCAGCAACAGGAGCAGGACAACGGAAAGCTTGTGACGGTGCATATCCCGACCCCTCTTTTCTATGCAAGATTAGACCGGCCGTGCCGGCAGCACTCATTATAGCACATGTAAATATATTATGTAAATCTATTCGCCACAAACAAAGCCCGCCTTCCGCCCAAGGGTAAAGCGGGCTTTGACACGCTCATTTGTACTTGCACGCCCGGCCGTTCAGAACGCCGCGGATGGGGTATTGTCAACGGCCGATTACGCCTGGAGGCAGCGGACGATTTTTTGCTCGGCATGCTCTCCCAACTGAATGCATTCGCCGTCAGATGTCCTGACAGTGAGCCGGTCCCACGAGATCCAGTCCATAAAGATCACTTCCGCCAGCCGGCCGTCGCTCAGTTCTACTGTCGTACCGACGAAGTAATCCTTGAGATTATTGAGGAAGATCGTGCACATCGAGGCGTCCAGCTTGTCGAACATATTCTCGAACAGTGTTTTGATGACATGGAAGGGGGTCATCTTCAAGCGGTAAATCCTGTCTGAGGTCATGGCGTCATATATGTCGCTGATGGCGATGATCCGGGCGCTCGGCAGAATGTTGCCCCCTCGCAGACCCCGCGGGTAGCCGCTGCCGTCGAGGCGTTCGTGATGCTGCCACACGCCGGCGAGAACGTCCCCGGCGAGCACCTTGGCCTTTTTCAGCATCTCGTAGCCGTATGCTGAGTGCTTCTGCATCACTTCCATCTCGGCCGGCGTAAGCTGGCCGGGCTTATTGAGGATTTCCAGCGGCACCATCGCCTTGCCGACATCGTGCAGCAGCCCGGCCAGCACCATGTCGCGCATACGTTCGCCGTCGTCTCCCAACCAGCGGCTCAGCACGCCGGAGATGATAGCCACGTTCACCGAATGCTGAAAGGTATAGTTGTCGACGTCGCGCAGCGAATGGAGGTACCCCAGCGCCCCGGGCGTCGCCGTCAGGGTAAGGAGGGCGTTTTCCGACAAGTGCTGCATCTTTTTCAGGGGCACTTCCTCAAAGTAGCGTATCTGGTCGAAGGCGTCCCTGACCATGGAGACGGTCTCTTCATACTTGGCGTTGAACAGCATGCGCTCCGACAGCCGTTTTTCCCTGACCTCATCGCCAACGGCTTCGTCTTCGAGGATAATCGCGCTGTCGAATCCCCACGCGGCCAGGAGCCTTATTGTCGCTTCGGTAAACACGGTACCGGCGCTGAGCATAACCTTGCCGTCGGCGGATAACGCATCCGTCCCGAGCACCATCCCCGGTTTGATCTCACCGACGACATATCTCCTATATTTAAGCGCCACAGGATAGCCCCCTGTTAATCGACTACTAGCATAATCTAATTTTAGTATATTTCTGACAATTGCCGGGCATATCCTTCTTCTTGATTACAAAATCGGCTATAAAATGCCACATTGCGACACCGGCTCAATCCGCAGCCGGCCCTCGCCGGTGCCTGGCGGCCAGGGCACGCAGCCGGGAGGCAAGGTCTCCCTCCCGGTAGCCGGCCGGGCAACGCCACTCCCAGTTGCCGCCGACCGTTCCCGGCCTGTTCATCCGGGCCGTCCCGTTAAGGCCGAGGATATCCTGCATCGGTACAATAACCAGTGCCGACCGGCAGCTATAGGCCAGCTCCACCATCCGCCAAGAAGCGTCACCCCGGCCGAGATAGCGGTCGACGCACGCCTGGCCGGCCGCATCGCCGCCGGCCAGCTCCTCGTGCCAACCGCGCACAGTGTCGTTGTCGTGGGTGCCGGTATAAACGACGGTGTCAGGGCCGCAGTTAAGCGGCGCAGGGTCGCCCTGCCCGTCGCAGGCGAAGGAGAACTGCAGCACCTTCATGCCGGGAAAGCCGCAGCGCCGCCGGAGAGCCACAACGTCCGGCGTTATCGTGCCGAGGTCCTCGGCAATAACCGGCAGCTTGCCGAGCCGCCGCTCCAGGGCTGCGAACAGGGAATATCCCGGGCCTTTGACCCACCTGCCCTGTTCGGCGGTAGCCGCCCCGGCCGGAACGGCCCAGCCGGCGGCGAAGCCCCGGAAGTGGTCGATGCGGACTACGTCCACCAGGTCAAGCGTGTTGGCGAGGCGATCTTGCCACCAGCGGTAATCCTCTTTGGCCATCTCGCGCCAGTCGTAGAGCGGGTTGCCCCATAGCTGCCCGGTAGCGCTGAAGTAGTCGGGCGGCACGCCGGCCACGGCCGTCGGGCTGCCGGCGGCGTCAAGGCGAAACAGGCGGCGGTTGGCCCACACGTCGCTCGAAGAATGGGCGACAAATATGGGCAGGTCGCCGATAATCCTCACGCCGCGCGCGCGGGCATGGCTCCTGAGCGCCCCCCATTGCCGCCGGAAGACATACTGCAGGAAAACGTGGTAGTCGATCTCCGCCGCCAGCAAGCAGGCGTAGCGGGTGAGCGCCGCCGCCTCGCGGCCGGCGATGTCGGCCGGCCAACGTTGCCAGCAGGCGTCGTCGAAATAGCCGGCCAGTGCCATATACAGAGCGTAGTCGTCCAGCCAGGCGGCGTTTGCACGGCGGAAAGAATCGTAGTCCTCGCCGGCGGCGAAGCGGCCGAAAGCCAA is a window of Selenomonadales bacterium 4137-cl DNA encoding:
- a CDS encoding OmpA family protein produces the protein MILRKVLLVLLAALFPMAVAFANQDNGKDAPYFSRMPNYYVAESSQQEYDSHTFVIPDNEVKVEGKKYIVEYAPKDENNPPSAIQIIRNYANAAVSKGGKVLYQEADERILTARMQSGGKQVWLEVVVATSGEYRVTIVAKEALRQDVKASDLLTALNNNGHVPLYINFDTGKAAVKPEHQSVIDEIAVLLTQNPGLRLIIEGHTDNVGDAAGNKTLSEQRANAVMDALVQKGIAADRLQAVGYGQEKPVADNATDEGRAKNRRVELVKR
- a CDS encoding AraC family transcriptional regulator, with the protein product MPERYKHLLGDGPYPPMDNFDIFCSEKVGVFVCKEPTEIPVWSHAHSSYEFDVAFSAPPLFQVEKKQKNIEIHKMIAINPDQEHKNVVPLSAATFCAIQVDRLYLQEMARQTYGKPGICFDYEQFFYDYELRAIMQSIITETNSKQLGYQFVIESLCVQLIVELFRKIKHNLPSSENRRTYYERDSINRVIAFLQENHNQEYSLDEVSRMANFSPYYFIRIFKAQTGKTPYEFLMEIKIREACRLLKAGGKSITEIAYLCGFGNSSHFSTVFKRKIGVSPLEYRKRS
- a CDS encoding isoprenylcysteine carboxylmethyltransferase family protein, coding for MVGWLTAAVTAVAVQRLAELVLACRNRRWLLARGAREHGAGHYPLFVALHAGWLAGWLAEALMRGGGPSVLWPLWTALFLTAQILRYWCIVSLGHRWNTRILVLPGIPPVRRGPYRYLRHPNYLAVTVELLCGPLIFGAWLTALAAGLMNAWLLLAVRIPAEEKALAELTE
- a CDS encoding 3-oxoacyl-[acyl-carrier-protein] synthase III C-terminal domain-containing protein, which encodes MSGPRVRAVGLAVPPYAVRQQDVKEFAAFLFQEKLDHLERLLPVFDNACIAKRHLAQPLAWYAAEHSFAEANLLFGEIALEMAVAAAAQALERAGVAAADVGLVIFVSSTGITTPTLDAKLIQRLGISPNAARLPVWGLGCAGGVTGLARGAELAAGVPGRAVLLVAAELCSLTFQRNDFSKSNLVGAGIFADGAAAAVITADGEGPELLGARSTLFADTEDIMGWDLIDTGLKVRFSRDIPAFIRRYLPGLAAAACREWGLAPEDIVHFVVHPGGAKVLDAYADSLGLPAAALTAAYEVLADYGNMSSASVLFVLERFMRETPPAGRYGAMLALGPGFSAEQVLFRW
- the rmuC gene encoding DNA recombination protein RmuC translates to MLEKLLLISLGLNIAALALLAFGLARGGSGREGQERLERAVKEEIALSRRENGEALRQFGDSVQARMADIATLQTAQMDAFSRQLLALTQSNEHKLERLRETVEERLKLLQADNNRQLEEMRTTVDEKLHATLEKRLGESFRLVSERLELVHKGLGEMQSLASGVGDLKRVLTNVKTRGIWGEIHLASLLEQVLTVEQYARNVATKPGSAERVEFAIRLPGRDKDEGTVWLPIDAKFPQEDYQRLLDAQEQANPLAAEDAARSLEVRIKAEAKAIREKYIDPPHTTDFAILFLPAEGLFAEVLRRPGLCDMLQRDYRVVITGPTTLTALLSSLQMGFRTLAVEKRSSEVWALLGAVKTEFGRFGEMLEKTQKKLQEASNSIETAAQKSRTIERKLKTVQELPAAEAAATLAE
- a CDS encoding DUF4412 domain-containing protein, with translation MRVRFWACLIMTAALLCGTMSVALASQGFSADIVSAHGNQTMQGKIYVAGEKMRFETAGMATITRMDRKVVWLLMPSEKMYMEQQFRPENVVPSSETLSGEVERTLLGTETVNGMVADKYRITVQTDGKRHSFLQWLAKDSLLPVKTAAEDGSWWQEYRNVKAGEPDPSLFDLPEGYKKFSMGL
- a CDS encoding SLBB domain-containing protein, which encodes MYEPVRGPSRVARLKKRKDGGKLRFCGKAVFSLTVALVLTLMIPAVPDLHNPFAPGIFSASGHQQPPPSPPKTEYAIVYISGAVTNPGVVKVPVGTTTGDIVKLAGGLAAGADNGKLELMKPVQDGMHIHINKTTTPAKAALTQAKKR
- a CDS encoding transporter, with the protein product MDIGSKIIYFFFDLLLPLAVGYMCRRQTKFDDEFFQRMMTWGIMFVYPVLAFLGFWATRLDAELIWLPVLGVVLSVIPGALAFFRAKAKYASSLDQGSYVMSAMMSNTLTLGGVSAFIIYGETGFAYVQLITLLATLYLFLFCFPLAGWYAQGGRWGGAGISVASVIFSRNQLPALGLLVGAWLYYSGIPRPAWAGAVFDPLVHIGAWMQLIPVGYSVDFREMRQYWLSILDLNIIKFVITPVLSYAIGSLVLSDPVAVNTLLITASTPTAILSVVAVKLHRLNVHITMASFVLTTAVYLLVVYPLQFLWLSGRL
- a CDS encoding C40 family peptidase, with the protein product MHRHKLSVVLLLLLTMSFTLFAPATVVHAAALSDLLGGDSGGSGLFNILLGLLFGKLLGGSGSDTDIGKVLGLSTTPAAPSANPNAIIATGQKYMGVPYVWGGETPAGFDCSGFTQYVMKQNGVTIPRTAAEQFAAGSPVAKDKLQAGDLVFFTTYKPGASHVGFYMGDGKFLHASSGAKKVTVSKLDEAYYTERYIGARRY